Proteins encoded within one genomic window of Streptomyces rubradiris:
- a CDS encoding NAD(P)H-binding protein, translating into MKIVIAGGHGKVALRLTRRLAERGDSVVGIVRNPRHVDDIRKAGGEAVVLDLERATVDEVAAALAGADAVVFSAGSGNSATAARRDKMDRAAVVLVMDAAEQAGVRRFLHVSSINVGCADERGIGEGYSVYLRAKHAAEQHIFARTGLDWTVLRPGVLTDGDGDGTVELTVGNRVGPKRARFDQVAREDVAAVLVALLDRPDTAGRVYVVVGGGTPIDEAIVV; encoded by the coding sequence ATGAAGATTGTCATCGCCGGTGGCCACGGCAAGGTCGCCCTGCGGTTGACCCGGCGCCTGGCCGAACGCGGCGATTCCGTCGTGGGCATCGTGCGCAACCCCCGCCACGTCGACGACATCAGGAAGGCGGGCGGCGAGGCCGTCGTCCTCGATCTCGAGCGCGCGACGGTGGACGAGGTGGCCGCCGCCCTGGCCGGCGCGGACGCCGTCGTCTTCTCGGCCGGCTCGGGCAACAGCGCCACCGCCGCCCGCCGCGACAAGATGGACCGGGCCGCTGTCGTACTCGTCATGGACGCGGCGGAACAGGCGGGTGTGCGACGGTTCCTGCACGTCAGCTCCATCAACGTGGGCTGTGCCGACGAGCGCGGCATCGGTGAGGGGTACTCCGTCTACCTGCGGGCCAAGCACGCCGCCGAACAGCACATCTTCGCCCGGACCGGGCTCGACTGGACGGTACTGCGGCCCGGCGTGCTCACCGACGGGGACGGCGACGGCACCGTCGAACTCACCGTCGGGAACAGGGTCGGGCCCAAGCGTGCCAGGTTCGACCAGGTCGCCAGGGAGGACGTCGCCGCCGTGCTCGTGGCGCTCCTCGACCGGCCCGACACCGCCGGCCGCGTCTACGTGGTGGTCGGCGGCGGCACTCCCATCGACGAGGCGATCGTCGTCTAG
- a CDS encoding S9 family peptidase, protein MTVWGAWPAKEGFAYVSDESGRPQPWFRTWTGERLLFPVDGAVTRLAWRPDETRLLAVTDVTGGQDYRLAELDPRTGEVEWIAAGPGVRREIGVPYSSGSQPYSPDGRLLAYATNARDATCLDVYVRDLTTGATRMVLEGDDRYVPMCFSPDSRYLLVLRFHQNTDQDLFACDLTTGRVRHLTPHEGPAKYQPGGWTEEGIYVCTTEGRDFLGVALLVPGRPLEWIATPDADVENVIVGPQVVWTVPQDQHTTLCTSRTAVALPGFASQPFGYDGFVPRFAGDRLLVQVGAADRATEFFLVDLATGESHRLTDFGDGLPGDLVAPETVRFTAADGLEISGLLYRPRSAAGPVPAVLTVHGGPEWAALPVHDPLIQRLVRAGMAVLAPNVRGSTGRGLAYQRLIYRDWGGGDLTDFDAAARFLRSLDWVDGDRLGVHGMSYGGFAALSCLTRLPHHWRAGVAICGPADLETDVRALPPTWSRRVVEWIGDVDDPEDRARLKAASPLTHAADIRAPLLLAHAEGDTTVVINGTEQLYETLTGLGKTVRFIRLSRGHLPDDREERDRLDTAVVQWFRDHLAPCSNTPEKDAEHP, encoded by the coding sequence ATGACCGTGTGGGGCGCCTGGCCCGCGAAGGAGGGCTTCGCGTACGTCAGCGACGAGTCCGGCCGGCCGCAGCCGTGGTTCCGGACCTGGACGGGCGAGCGGCTGCTGTTCCCGGTCGACGGCGCGGTCACCCGGCTGGCGTGGCGGCCCGACGAGACCCGCCTGCTCGCCGTGACGGACGTGACCGGCGGCCAGGACTACCGGCTGGCCGAGCTCGATCCGCGCACCGGCGAGGTGGAGTGGATAGCCGCCGGACCCGGTGTCAGGCGCGAGATAGGCGTGCCGTACTCGAGCGGGAGCCAGCCGTACAGCCCGGACGGCCGGCTGCTCGCGTACGCGACCAACGCACGCGACGCCACCTGCCTCGACGTCTACGTACGCGACCTGACGACCGGTGCGACCAGGATGGTCCTGGAGGGTGACGACCGGTACGTGCCGATGTGCTTCTCACCGGACTCCAGGTACCTGCTCGTCCTGAGGTTCCATCAGAACACCGACCAGGACCTGTTCGCCTGTGACCTCACGACCGGCCGCGTCCGGCACCTCACCCCGCACGAGGGCCCGGCGAAATACCAGCCGGGCGGGTGGACCGAGGAGGGGATCTACGTGTGTACCACCGAGGGCCGTGACTTCCTCGGTGTCGCTCTGCTCGTGCCCGGCCGGCCGTTGGAGTGGATCGCCACGCCGGACGCCGATGTGGAGAACGTGATCGTGGGTCCGCAGGTCGTCTGGACCGTGCCCCAGGACCAGCACACGACGCTGTGCACCTCGCGGACCGCGGTCGCGCTGCCGGGTTTCGCCTCCCAGCCGTTCGGTTACGACGGCTTCGTGCCGCGGTTCGCCGGGGACCGTCTGCTCGTACAGGTCGGCGCCGCCGACCGGGCGACCGAGTTCTTCCTGGTGGACCTCGCGACCGGCGAGTCACACCGGCTCACCGACTTCGGCGACGGGCTGCCCGGTGACCTCGTGGCGCCGGAGACGGTCCGGTTCACCGCGGCGGACGGACTGGAGATAAGCGGGCTGCTGTACCGCCCGCGTTCGGCGGCCGGCCCCGTCCCCGCGGTGCTGACCGTCCACGGCGGTCCGGAGTGGGCCGCGCTGCCGGTCCACGATCCGTTGATCCAGCGGTTGGTGCGGGCCGGGATGGCCGTGCTGGCGCCGAACGTGCGCGGGTCGACCGGACGGGGACTGGCCTATCAGCGGCTGATCTACCGGGACTGGGGAGGCGGCGACCTGACCGACTTCGACGCCGCCGCACGGTTCCTGCGGAGCCTGGACTGGGTGGACGGCGACCGGCTCGGTGTCCACGGGATGTCGTACGGCGGGTTCGCGGCGCTCAGTTGTCTGACCAGGCTGCCGCACCACTGGCGGGCCGGCGTCGCGATCTGCGGGCCGGCGGACCTGGAAACGGACGTCCGGGCCCTGCCGCCCACGTGGAGCCGGCGGGTCGTCGAGTGGATCGGGGACGTCGACGACCCGGAGGACCGGGCGAGGCTGAAGGCGGCGAGTCCGCTGACCCATGCGGCCGACATCCGGGCGCCGCTGCTGCTGGCACACGCGGAAGGCGACACCACCGTAGTCATCAACGGTACCGAGCAGCTCTACGAGACGCTGACCGGACTGGGCAAAACCGTCCGGTTCATCCGCCTCTCCCGCGGTCATCTGCCGGACGACCGAGAGGAACGGGACCGACTCGACACCGCTGTCGTGCAATGGTTCCGCGATCACCTCGCACCGTGCTCGAACACCCCGGAAAAGGATGCCGAACACCCCTAA
- a CDS encoding O-methyltransferase, whose translation MADQIVATPEIREYVRAVSLREDPVLAELREETAGLPGGPAMQVMAEEGQLLALLVSLSGAGSVLEIGTFTGYSTLCMARALPPDGTVVTLDLNGRWPAIGAAYWQRAGVAERIDVRIGDATRTLAALADERGEASFDLVFIDADKANYGAYYEAALHLVRPKGLVVIDNTLFFGRVVDPDSHDPDTAAVRALNASLRDDPRVDVSMLTMADGITLARKR comes from the coding sequence ATGGCAGACCAGATCGTGGCGACACCGGAAATCCGCGAGTACGTCCGCGCCGTGTCCCTGCGCGAGGACCCGGTCCTGGCCGAACTCCGCGAGGAGACCGCGGGGTTGCCGGGCGGCCCGGCCATGCAGGTCATGGCCGAGGAAGGCCAGCTGCTGGCGCTCCTCGTCAGCCTGTCCGGTGCCGGATCGGTGCTGGAGATCGGCACCTTCACCGGCTACAGCACGCTGTGCATGGCACGTGCGCTGCCACCGGACGGCACGGTGGTCACCCTCGACCTCAACGGGCGCTGGCCGGCGATCGGCGCCGCGTACTGGCAGCGCGCCGGGGTCGCCGAACGCATAGACGTCCGCATCGGTGACGCGACGCGGACGCTCGCCGCCCTCGCCGACGAGCGGGGCGAAGCGAGTTTCGACCTCGTGTTCATCGACGCGGACAAAGCCAACTACGGGGCGTACTACGAGGCCGCGCTCCACCTCGTGCGACCGAAGGGGCTGGTGGTCATCGACAACACGCTCTTCTTCGGCCGAGTGGTCGACCCGGACAGCCACGACCCGGACACCGCCGCGGTACGGGCGCTCAACGCGTCGCTGCGCGACGATCCGCGCGTGGACGTCTCGATGCTCACGATGGCCGACGGGATCACACTCGCCCGCAAGAGGTGA
- a CDS encoding M20/M25/M40 family metallo-hydrolase: protein MIKQLRDWVSAQDLDGELADWISRPSVSRTGEGMAEAAAHGLRLLRASGLHAREVETGGWPALVGTADGPGPHVLIYGHYDVQPAGPLELWTTPPFVPSIRDGRMYGRGTGDNKGQHLAHLLGLRALRDLTGGFPCRVTVLLDGEEEIGSPHLAAAVRQVGQPDLVIWSDGPVHESGHECVVLGVRGILMFELRARGANRPLHSGNWGGVAPNPAWALVQLLATMRSADGTVTVAGFADDVAPLTDGQRAALEDFPVNVAQTLEAIGADGLEPPPWLGIRARLTLPTLTVNSLSCEDSGDHRAVIPDVAVARCEARLVGGQTPGQVADAIRRHVARYAPDVEFRAGAAMAPSTTLPETPYTATIVQAVEDVHGRRPLLVPSLGGSLPMAVLSDGLSCPCYGVPLANADEANHAADENLDLDRFRRGIVAAATIQLALAAHS, encoded by the coding sequence GTGATCAAGCAGCTCCGGGACTGGGTGAGCGCCCAGGATCTGGATGGAGAGCTGGCGGACTGGATCTCCCGGCCGAGTGTGAGCCGGACCGGCGAGGGCATGGCCGAGGCGGCGGCCCACGGTCTTCGGCTGTTACGCGCCTCGGGCCTGCACGCTCGCGAGGTCGAGACCGGTGGCTGGCCCGCACTGGTGGGTACGGCGGACGGGCCGGGGCCGCACGTGCTGATCTACGGTCACTACGACGTGCAGCCGGCCGGGCCGCTCGAACTGTGGACGACGCCGCCGTTCGTGCCGTCGATCCGTGACGGCCGGATGTACGGGCGCGGCACGGGCGACAACAAGGGGCAGCACCTCGCGCACCTGCTGGGGCTGCGTGCCCTGCGGGACCTGACCGGCGGATTTCCCTGCCGTGTCACGGTGTTGCTCGACGGCGAGGAGGAGATCGGCAGCCCCCACCTGGCCGCGGCCGTACGCCAGGTCGGTCAGCCGGATCTGGTGATCTGGAGCGATGGGCCCGTGCACGAATCGGGCCACGAGTGCGTGGTCCTCGGCGTGCGCGGCATCCTGATGTTCGAACTGCGCGCGCGAGGCGCGAACCGGCCGCTGCACTCGGGGAACTGGGGTGGGGTCGCGCCGAACCCGGCGTGGGCGTTGGTGCAGCTGCTGGCCACCATGCGGTCGGCGGACGGGACGGTCACCGTGGCCGGCTTCGCCGACGACGTCGCGCCGCTGACCGACGGTCAACGTGCCGCGCTGGAGGATTTCCCGGTGAACGTGGCCCAGACGCTCGAAGCGATCGGGGCGGACGGCCTGGAGCCGCCGCCCTGGCTGGGAATCCGTGCCCGCCTGACCCTGCCCACGTTGACCGTGAACTCGTTGAGCTGCGAGGACTCCGGCGACCACCGCGCGGTGATCCCTGACGTCGCCGTCGCCCGGTGCGAGGCCCGGCTGGTCGGCGGCCAGACACCCGGCCAGGTCGCCGACGCCATCCGGCGGCACGTCGCGAGGTACGCCCCGGATGTGGAGTTCAGGGCCGGCGCGGCCATGGCACCGTCCACCACGTTGCCCGAGACCCCTTATACGGCGACGATCGTCCAGGCGGTCGAGGACGTGCACGGGCGAAGACCGTTACTGGTTCCCTCGCTCGGTGGAAGCCTGCCGATGGCCGTGCTCAGCGACGGGCTCTCGTGCCCCTGTTACGGCGTGCCGCTGGCCAACGCCGACGAGGCCAACCACGCGGCCGACGAGAACCTCGACCTCGACCGGTTCCGCCGTGGGATCGTCGCCGCGGCGACGATCCAGCTCGCGTTGGCGGCCCACTCATGA
- a CDS encoding helix-turn-helix domain-containing protein, translated as MTAAAIPCWAAGNVGAAHLEPGHVGGPASEAHGLGLLLLMLDGCTRNAASAACEKVLRDRRVPDGAVHPAVTTVVVAASPARWSDRPSAAAGRPDPARAWFAEIGYAHCFALLMAGQVRHTSRTTGNGYRDEVAAGDSAVADGWLALRGQVANVATAIADAETASRLFDGGTSRLVLAPGPAELALSCDEAGPRRTRQPADRASESRLLVPWSTLSQAWITAADGNTTLAARQALSAADTARALGQHAVEATASYDVARLGSPHAVRHRLAALTDLVPGPVVPVMAGAAAALARSDPAGLDVATARFNELGMDLLAAETATAAAALRRTATPSSTIACPTATTPLLQLTTPLVGLTSRERDVALLAAHGFTSPAIGHRLGLSARTVDNHLGRAYQKLGVTSRRDLAPLIVADRPAPPVPAEGKQR; from the coding sequence GTGACCGCGGCGGCCATACCCTGCTGGGCAGCGGGCAACGTCGGGGCCGCGCACCTGGAGCCGGGGCACGTCGGCGGCCCGGCGTCCGAGGCGCACGGGCTCGGCCTGCTGCTGTTGATGCTGGACGGCTGCACCCGAAACGCGGCATCCGCCGCGTGCGAGAAGGTGCTGCGCGACCGGCGCGTGCCCGACGGGGCGGTCCATCCGGCGGTGACCACCGTGGTCGTCGCCGCCAGCCCGGCCCGCTGGTCCGACCGGCCTTCGGCGGCCGCCGGCCGGCCCGACCCGGCCCGGGCCTGGTTCGCCGAGATCGGCTACGCGCACTGCTTCGCCTTGCTGATGGCCGGTCAGGTGCGGCACACGTCACGAACAACCGGCAACGGGTACCGCGACGAGGTGGCCGCCGGGGACTCGGCAGTGGCCGACGGCTGGCTGGCGCTGCGCGGCCAGGTCGCCAACGTGGCCACCGCCATCGCCGACGCGGAGACCGCCTCGCGCCTGTTCGACGGCGGCACTTCGCGTCTCGTGCTGGCACCGGGTCCGGCCGAACTCGCCCTGTCCTGCGACGAGGCCGGCCCGCGACGGACCCGGCAGCCCGCCGACCGGGCGTCCGAGAGCCGCCTGCTCGTCCCGTGGTCGACCCTGAGCCAGGCGTGGATCACAGCGGCCGACGGAAACACCACCCTCGCCGCCAGACAGGCACTCTCCGCGGCCGACACCGCCAGGGCCCTGGGCCAGCACGCCGTCGAGGCGACGGCAAGCTACGACGTGGCCCGTCTGGGCAGTCCCCACGCCGTACGGCACCGCCTCGCCGCGCTCACCGACCTGGTGCCGGGGCCGGTCGTGCCGGTCATGGCCGGCGCCGCGGCCGCGTTGGCCCGCTCCGATCCCGCGGGTCTGGACGTCGCCACGGCGAGGTTCAACGAACTCGGGATGGATCTGCTCGCCGCGGAGACCGCCACCGCCGCGGCCGCACTACGGCGCACCGCCACGCCCTCCAGCACGATCGCGTGTCCGACCGCGACCACCCCGCTGTTACAGCTCACCACCCCGCTGGTCGGCCTGACCAGCCGCGAGCGGGACGTCGCGCTGCTGGCCGCCCACGGATTCACCAGCCCCGCCATCGGACACCGGCTGGGACTGTCCGCCCGAACGGTCGACAACCACCTGGGCCGCGCCTACCAGAAGCTCGGCGTGACCAGCCGCCGCGATCTGGCCCCGCTGATCGTCGCCGACCGCCCCGCACCGCCCGTACCCGCCGAAGGGAAACAGCGATGA
- a CDS encoding winged helix-turn-helix domain-containing protein, which translates to MEATIEDLKALGHPVRWRILRLCLDRAFTNKELSVELDLAPATTLRHVRALVKTDFLVAEPVCAGENGALQRPYRATARTRGLIIPPDDSGLAQQVDLAVLGAHRTELIAAGKDSGRGAKRGVLRLRPESVQSLQRRIQELIAEYPDEPDGEPLSYLWSLAARPQTDLEPRESDGEFD; encoded by the coding sequence GTGGAAGCGACGATCGAAGACCTCAAAGCACTCGGGCACCCGGTCCGCTGGCGGATCCTGCGGCTGTGTCTGGACCGCGCGTTCACCAACAAGGAGCTGTCGGTCGAGCTCGACCTCGCTCCCGCGACCACCCTGCGTCACGTCCGGGCCTTGGTGAAGACCGATTTCCTGGTCGCCGAACCGGTGTGCGCCGGTGAGAACGGCGCACTGCAACGGCCCTATCGCGCCACCGCGCGCACCCGGGGTCTGATCATCCCGCCCGACGACTCCGGTCTGGCCCAGCAGGTCGACCTGGCCGTGCTCGGCGCCCACCGTACCGAACTGATAGCGGCGGGCAAGGACTCCGGCCGTGGCGCCAAGCGGGGCGTACTGCGGTTGCGGCCCGAGTCCGTGCAGTCGCTCCAGCGCAGGATCCAGGAGCTGATCGCCGAGTACCCCGACGAACCCGACGGCGAGCCGCTGAGCTACCTGTGGTCCCTCGCCGCCCGGCCCCAGACCGATCTCGAACCCCGGGAGAGCGATGGAGAGTTCGATTGA
- a CDS encoding class I SAM-dependent methyltransferase: MTSMSDLDKISANREGFNLRARAHMQSSYYDVERFKQGHNMLRRLEQEELGDVSGRSLLELQCHIGVNSLSLARMGAQVTGTDISDEAIDIARELAEDLGLDASFVQANLYDLPKVLDGEFDMVFTGYGTLSFLPDLTGWAEVAARYVKPGGTLTVVEIHPMLTLFTDVGGELRLARSLFQSRQVHHEMSRTYADRIADEVEVETHSLYGWRWSVEEVLNALIGAGLTIERVREVPYDARQRLSLMEPDGDHNWRIPGDPIPLSFSCTARRR, translated from the coding sequence ATGACCTCCATGAGCGACCTCGACAAGATATCCGCCAACAGAGAAGGCTTCAATCTGCGAGCACGGGCGCACATGCAGTCCTCCTACTACGACGTCGAAAGGTTCAAGCAGGGGCACAACATGCTGCGCAGGCTGGAACAGGAGGAGCTGGGCGACGTCAGCGGCCGGTCCCTGCTGGAACTGCAGTGCCACATCGGCGTCAACTCGCTCTCGCTCGCCCGCATGGGCGCTCAGGTCACCGGCACCGACATCTCGGACGAGGCGATCGACATCGCCCGCGAGCTCGCCGAGGACCTCGGTCTCGACGCGAGTTTCGTCCAGGCGAACCTCTACGACCTGCCGAAGGTGCTCGACGGTGAGTTCGACATGGTGTTCACCGGATACGGCACCCTGTCGTTCCTGCCCGACCTCACCGGCTGGGCCGAGGTGGCGGCGCGGTACGTCAAACCGGGCGGCACCCTCACGGTCGTGGAGATCCACCCGATGCTCACCCTCTTCACCGACGTCGGCGGCGAACTGCGGCTGGCCCGCTCCCTGTTCCAGTCCCGGCAGGTGCACCACGAGATGTCCAGGACGTACGCGGACCGGATCGCCGACGAGGTGGAGGTGGAGACGCACAGCCTGTACGGCTGGCGGTGGAGCGTGGAGGAGGTGCTGAACGCGCTCATAGGCGCCGGCCTGACCATCGAGCGCGTCCGCGAGGTCCCCTACGACGCGCGGCAGCGGCTGTCGTTGATGGAACCCGACGGAGACCACAACTGGCGGATTCCGGGTGACCCGATCCCGCTGTCGTTCTCCTGCACCGCCAGGCGGCGGTGA
- a CDS encoding acyl-CoA dehydrogenase family protein, with protein sequence MSEPLRPGSEDIWRLVEDNAGAWDIAGEIPRTVLSQLGAAGVLCAEVHKQYGGLGLGSQESGRLTAHAGSLCSSVRSVMTSQGMAAWTVQRLGTADQRAVFLPQLTSGRLAAVAFSEPDAGSDLGAMTTELRFAGDAVIVDGSKTWITAAAYADLIVVIGKAGGEAAAVIVPTNAEGVSIEKVPHPMGCRAAGHARVRLDGVRLPASNVLGGTGLSLPFLVTTALAYGRMSVAWGCVGILRGCLGAVTEHARTRRQFGKPIAEHQLVSRRIAELYAAERVATAVCRQAGDCWESGSPDLVIATVLAKHVSATQAVRASASAMQIMASAGASDGHVVARAYRDAKLMEIIEGSSEICQLELARHALATGHGTARQEEAQ encoded by the coding sequence ACAACGCCGGCGCGTGGGACATCGCCGGTGAGATCCCCCGGACCGTCCTGAGCCAACTGGGCGCCGCCGGCGTACTCTGCGCCGAAGTGCACAAGCAGTACGGCGGACTCGGCCTGGGCAGCCAGGAGAGCGGGAGGCTCACCGCCCACGCCGGGAGCCTGTGCAGCTCCGTGCGCAGTGTGATGACCTCGCAGGGCATGGCGGCGTGGACCGTGCAACGCCTCGGCACCGCCGACCAGCGGGCCGTGTTCCTGCCGCAGTTGACCAGCGGCCGGCTCGCGGCCGTCGCCTTCAGCGAGCCGGACGCCGGCAGCGACCTCGGCGCGATGACCACCGAGCTGCGGTTCGCCGGCGACGCGGTGATCGTGGACGGCAGCAAGACGTGGATCACCGCCGCGGCCTATGCCGACCTGATCGTCGTCATCGGGAAAGCGGGCGGCGAGGCGGCAGCGGTCATCGTGCCCACGAACGCCGAGGGCGTCAGCATCGAGAAGGTCCCGCACCCGATGGGCTGCCGTGCGGCGGGCCACGCGCGGGTGCGGCTGGACGGTGTGCGCCTGCCGGCCTCCAACGTCCTCGGCGGCACCGGGCTGTCGCTGCCGTTCCTGGTGACGACTGCCCTGGCCTACGGCCGGATGTCGGTGGCATGGGGTTGCGTCGGCATCCTGCGCGGCTGCCTCGGCGCGGTGACCGAACACGCGCGAACGCGGCGGCAGTTCGGCAAACCGATAGCGGAGCACCAGCTGGTCTCCCGCAGGATCGCCGAGCTCTACGCCGCCGAGCGGGTCGCCACCGCGGTGTGCCGGCAGGCCGGCGACTGCTGGGAGTCGGGGTCGCCGGACCTCGTGATCGCCACCGTTCTCGCCAAGCACGTCAGCGCGACCCAGGCGGTGCGCGCGAGCGCGTCGGCCATGCAGATCATGGCCTCGGCGGGCGCGTCGGACGGCCACGTGGTCGCCCGCGCCTACCGGGACGCGAAACTGATGGAGATCATCGAGGGCAGCAGCGAGATATGCCAGCTCGAACTCGCCAGACACGCTCTGGCGACCGGGCACGGCACGGCGCGGCAGGAGGAGGCCCAGTGA
- a CDS encoding HAD-IIIC family phosphatase — translation MSGALPPNEPVTTVKCVVWDLDNTLWKGTLLEGDDVTVDDRVHETIVGLDSRGILQAVASKNDHGPAWERLEDLGIAQYFVLARIGWGPKSASVREIADELKFAHHTIAFVDDQPAERAEVAFHLPQVRCYPAESAPGLLSLPEFTPATVTADSRRRREMYQANARRQAEQESFDGPSQEFLRSLDLAMDIRRATADDLSRMEELTLRTSQMNATGVHYSDADLRALLDDARHEVLAVTMSDRFGSHGAVGVALVETGAAVWHLKLLATSCRVVSYGAGATVLNWLIGEAATAGTHLVADFRPTERNRIMEVAYRFTGFTDELCACLAELPPPRDGRTQRLHITPAPKPAPCTIRLTTVPLTTT, via the coding sequence GTGAGCGGAGCACTGCCACCGAACGAACCGGTCACCACCGTCAAGTGTGTCGTCTGGGACCTGGACAACACCCTGTGGAAGGGCACCCTGCTCGAAGGCGACGACGTGACCGTCGACGACCGGGTCCACGAGACCATCGTGGGCCTCGACTCCCGCGGCATCCTTCAGGCGGTCGCCAGCAAGAACGACCACGGCCCGGCATGGGAGCGCCTGGAGGACCTCGGCATCGCCCAGTACTTCGTGCTCGCCAGGATCGGCTGGGGCCCGAAGTCCGCGTCGGTCCGGGAGATCGCCGACGAGTTGAAGTTCGCCCACCACACGATCGCCTTCGTCGACGACCAGCCGGCCGAACGCGCCGAGGTGGCCTTCCACCTGCCGCAGGTGCGCTGCTATCCGGCCGAGTCGGCGCCCGGACTGCTGTCGCTGCCCGAGTTCACCCCGGCGACCGTGACCGCCGACTCGCGCCGCCGCCGCGAGATGTACCAGGCGAACGCGCGGCGCCAGGCCGAGCAGGAGTCGTTCGACGGCCCGTCCCAGGAGTTCCTGCGCTCGCTGGACCTCGCGATGGACATCCGCCGGGCCACCGCCGACGACCTGTCCCGGATGGAGGAGCTGACACTGCGCACCAGCCAGATGAACGCGACCGGTGTCCACTACTCCGACGCCGACCTGCGCGCCCTCCTGGACGACGCACGCCACGAGGTCCTCGCGGTGACGATGAGCGACCGCTTCGGGTCGCACGGAGCGGTCGGTGTCGCGCTCGTGGAGACCGGGGCGGCGGTGTGGCACCTGAAGCTCCTGGCCACCTCGTGCCGGGTCGTCTCCTACGGCGCCGGCGCCACCGTACTGAACTGGCTGATCGGCGAGGCGGCGACGGCCGGCACCCATCTGGTCGCGGACTTCCGGCCGACCGAACGCAACCGGATCATGGAAGTCGCCTACCGGTTCACCGGGTTCACCGACGAGCTCTGTGCCTGCCTCGCCGAACTGCCGCCGCCGCGGGACGGGCGGACGCAGCGCCTGCACATCACACCGGCACCGAAACCGGCGCCCTGCACGATACGTCTCACCACCGTCCCCCTGACCACGACCTGA